The DNA region GGGTTATTCTGGCGTAACAGCGCTACCAATGGTGGCAATGCCAATGCTATGGCATTATTGGCAACCTATGGAAGCGGTCGTGTTGTTTGGATCGGTGACAGCTCGGACGCTGATGACGGTACAGGTGATACCGGCGATAACCTGTTTAATGGCTGGTCGGGCGATGCACCATCAGGATATACTTCGCATTCGTCATTTCATTTAAATGCTTCATTCTGGCTGGCCAAAGCCCAGTAAGCATAGAATAACCTTTCCCCGAACGGGAGAATTTTCATTTGTTAGTTTAAGTCCGGTTGCCTGTGGCAACCGGACTTTTTTATTCTCCTGCTTCAAACAAGTTAGTTGCTTTTACAGTTATATATTATACGAAGGTGATCAATGAACTCATCTTCTGGTTTACCTATACAAAAACATCACCATGAAAAATTATGAAACCTTAGTGGATGCCACTAATGACCTCATGAAGAGGGGATATACGGCCAACCTTAGCCTTGATGGCGATACTATTGATGATAAAGAAAAAGATATCAGGATGACAGCCGATGACTTTGAGATCGATGAGTTTTATCGCTTTGAAGGTCCAAGTAACCCATCGGATATGTCGATAGTATACGCTGTATCATCATCAAAATATAACTTAAAAGGAGTGCTGGTAAATGCTTATGGTACTTATGCCGATGATAGCTCATCAGCGTTAGCTGCCAAATTACATCACGGGCAGGTAAGCCATAACCTGCACGGCGACGACAGGCCAACGGCGTAAATAAGTCGAAAGTCTTAAGTTAAAAGTCGGTGACAAATATTTCTGTAGGGACAGCGGGATATTTGTTGGCGGCTTTTGGCTTTTAATATAATAGCCTACTTTTAAAAGTTTGCCCTTGGGGGGATTAGAGAGGCTTAGGTCTCAATTCCTTCATCATTTTTTTTCCTGCCGACTGAATAGCCGCGGTACCATTACGCATTAAAAATTCAAGCTGGGCCGGTAGCTCATCGGCCACCCAGGTGTAACGGTGCCGCAAATTAAACAA from Mucilaginibacter sp. SJ includes:
- a CDS encoding phosphoribosylpyrophosphate synthetase, with translation MKNYETLVDATNDLMKRGYTANLSLDGDTIDDKEKDIRMTADDFEIDEFYRFEGPSNPSDMSIVYAVSSSKYNLKGVLVNAYGTYADDSSSALAAKLHHGQVSHNLHGDDRPTA